Proteins encoded by one window of Desulfovibrio ferrophilus:
- a CDS encoding EF-hand domain-containing protein: MSISGVEGQGAMSMQEIMDLMGGGSAESSSGAGFSSEMTDKLMTEFDSDGDGSLNETELAALTEKMQGMQDMMASLAQAMRGQPGEQGESGDESSTEDEEVPDVAGAFMESMFGSEESIDEADANGDGIVSEDELSDYLGAQFEEMQAQKGTTGKSQSLGQQLMDQAMSAYQVAADSSLSDSALSMFGGSDSTSTASVNAVA, translated from the coding sequence ATGTCCATATCAGGTGTTGAAGGCCAAGGTGCAATGTCCATGCAGGAGATCATGGACTTGATGGGCGGCGGCTCCGCGGAGTCTTCATCCGGGGCCGGATTCTCTTCGGAGATGACGGATAAACTCATGACAGAGTTCGATTCGGACGGGGACGGTTCCCTGAACGAGACGGAACTCGCCGCGCTCACAGAGAAGATGCAGGGCATGCAGGACATGATGGCATCCTTGGCTCAGGCCATGCGCGGTCAGCCAGGAGAGCAGGGTGAATCCGGCGACGAATCCAGCACGGAAGATGAAGAGGTGCCCGATGTCGCGGGCGCCTTCATGGAGTCCATGTTTGGCTCCGAGGAGTCCATTGACGAAGCCGATGCCAACGGCGACGGCATAGTTTCCGAGGACGAGTTGTCCGATTACCTTGGGGCTCAATTCGAGGAAATGCAGGCCCAGAAGGGAACCACTGGCAAGAGCCAGTCCCTGGGCCAGCAGTTGATGGATCAAGCCATGTCCGCCTATCAAGTGGCTGCCGATAGTTCGCTGTCCGACTCCGCGCTGTCCATGTTTGGAGGCAGTGATTCCACAAGTACCGCGAGCGTGAATGCCGTGGCTTGA